AGGTCGCCCGCGGCTGCACCCGCGGCTGCCGTTTCTGCCAGGCGGGCTACATCTACCGCCCGGTGCGCGAACGCTCGGCGAAGACGGTCGCGTCCATCGTCGAACAATCCCTGCGCCATTCCGGCTACGACGAGGTGTCGCTGCTCAGCCTCTCCACCGGTGACTATTCGCAGCTCGAACCCCTGCTGAAGCACCTGATGGACTGCCACGCCGACGAGAAGGTGGCCATCTCCCTGCCCAGCCTGCGGGTCGGCTCCCTGTCGGCCGAGCTGATGGACGAGATCCGCAAGGTGCGCAAGACCGGCTTCACCCTCGCCCCGGAGGCGGGGACCGAACGGCTGCGCGACGTCATCAACAAGGGGATCAGCGAACAGGACCTGCTCGACGGCAGCCGGGCCGCCTTCGCCCTCGGCTGGCGGCTGATCAAGCTCTACTTCATGATCGGCCTGCCGACCGAAACCGGGGACGACCGCGCCGCCATCGTCGATCTCGCCGCCCGGGTCAAGCAGACCGGCAAGGGAAGCGCGGGGGGCGCCGATGTCAACGTCTCGGTCTCCACCTTCGTACCCAAGCCGCACACCCCCTTTCAGTGGGAGGCACAGATCGGTCTGGAAGAGACCGTCCGCAGGCAGCAGGAACTGAAGGAGGGGCTGAAGAAGAGGAAGCTGCGCTTCAAGTACCACGATCCGCGCATGTCGCTGCTCGAAGGGATATTCGCCCGCGGTGACCGCCGTCTCGGCCGCCTGCTCGAAGCGGCCTTTGAGCTCGGCTGCCGCTTCGACGGCTGGGGCGAGCATTTCCGCTGGGACCTCTGGCAGCAGGCCATGCAGCAGACCGGGACCGACCCCGACCGCTACCTGCGCAGCCGCGACGAGCAGGAGATTCTGCCCTGGGACCACATCGACTGCGGCCTCCCCAAGAGCTTCTTTCTGCGCGAACGCCGCCGGGCGCTGGAGGGCGCCTATACCGCCGACTGCCGGCAGGGCGCCTGCCACGGCTGCGGGCTGTGCGACTTCGGACAAATCCGGCCGCGCCTCTCCTCCTCGCTACCCCCGACCGCAGGGCCGGTCCGGACGGCCGCCACGCCGGCGACGGACAGCCGCTGCAAGGTGCGTCTGCGCCTGCGCAAGGAAGGCCGGGTGCGCTTCGTCAGCCACCTCGAATTCATGACCGCCTTCCACCGGGCGGTGCGTAGGGCAAAGCTGCCGATCGGCTATTCGGGCGGCTTTCATCCGCATCCGAAAATCGCCTTTCCCGACGCCCTGCCGACCGGCATCGCCTCGGACGCCGAAATCATCGACCTGGAACTGGCCCACCCGCTGCCGGCCGACGAGGTCAGAAGCCGCCTCAACGCCGAACTGCCGCCGGGACTGGCCATCCTGCAGGCGGCCGAGGTCGCCTGGCAAACCCCCAGCCCGTCTGCTAGCATTGTCAGCGCCAGCTATCGGGTCGAGCTGCCCGCCGAAACTCCGGCGGACCTGGCCGAACGCTGCGCGGCCTTTCTCGCCGCCGAACGGGTCGATGCCGAACGGCAGACCAAAAACGGCCGCAAGACGATCGACATCCGCAAAGACGTGCTCGACCTGCAATTGCAGGCTGGACAGCTGCGGCTGACCCTGGCCAAAGGCAGTCCGCTGCCCGTTCTCGGCCACCTGCTCGGCATCGGCCCGGAGCGGGCCCGCGACCTGAGCATCCGCAAGACCGCCGTCAGCATGCGCAACGGCCTGGATTGCTTCGGGAAGTAGATTCTGCACCACGGGCATCCGGTTAACGCTGAGCCGGAGAGGTGTGGAGGCGGGAAAAAAAACAAAATCTCTGTCGGGTTAAAACCAAGATCGATTGTTTGCTTTTCTCCGCTCCCTCTCCCTCTCGGCGCCTGAAGCGTTGACAGCGGCTTTCGAGCCGAAACCGGCCCCTGTGGTGGAAA
This Geothermobacter ehrlichii DNA region includes the following protein-coding sequences:
- a CDS encoding TIGR03960 family B12-binding radical SAM protein; this encodes MNDAIFNRIRKPSRYLGDELNSRPKDTGTVDLRVALAFPDVYEVGMSHIGFAILYRILNDLDWLAAERAYAPWPDMEAELRSAGDPLRSLESQRPLAAFDIIGFTLQYELSYTNLLNMLDLAGIPRRREQRDESHPLIVVGGPCAYNPEPLADFFDLAVIGDGEEAVVEVCALVRQGRKSGWDRQRLLRELAAVEGVYVPSLYQVDYHPDGTLRAVRPLDGAPERVRRRVLADLDSAPYPLRPIVPFMNTVHDRVAVEVARGCTRGCRFCQAGYIYRPVRERSAKTVASIVEQSLRHSGYDEVSLLSLSTGDYSQLEPLLKHLMDCHADEKVAISLPSLRVGSLSAELMDEIRKVRKTGFTLAPEAGTERLRDVINKGISEQDLLDGSRAAFALGWRLIKLYFMIGLPTETGDDRAAIVDLAARVKQTGKGSAGGADVNVSVSTFVPKPHTPFQWEAQIGLEETVRRQQELKEGLKKRKLRFKYHDPRMSLLEGIFARGDRRLGRLLEAAFELGCRFDGWGEHFRWDLWQQAMQQTGTDPDRYLRSRDEQEILPWDHIDCGLPKSFFLRERRRALEGAYTADCRQGACHGCGLCDFGQIRPRLSSSLPPTAGPVRTAATPATDSRCKVRLRLRKEGRVRFVSHLEFMTAFHRAVRRAKLPIGYSGGFHPHPKIAFPDALPTGIASDAEIIDLELAHPLPADEVRSRLNAELPPGLAILQAAEVAWQTPSPSASIVSASYRVELPAETPADLAERCAAFLAAERVDAERQTKNGRKTIDIRKDVLDLQLQAGQLRLTLAKGSPLPVLGHLLGIGPERARDLSIRKTAVSMRNGLDCFGK